The Streptomyces sp. NBC_00102 genome segment AGCGCCGGGTCCTCGTGGACGACCAGGTGCTCGTAGGTGGTGGCGCGCTGCGCGGGCACCCGCCCCGCCTTGCGGATCAGGTCGATGATCTCCAGGCGGTTGGAGCGGTGCTTGGCACCGGCCGAGGAGACGACGTTCTCCTCCAGCATGATCGAGCCGAGGTCGTCCGCGCCGTAGTGCAGCGACAGTTGGCCGACCTCCTTGCCGGTGGTCAGCCAGGAGCCCTGGATGTGCGCGACGTTGTCGAGGAAGAGGCGCGCGATGGCGATCATGCGGAGGTACTCGAAGAGCGTCGCGTGCGTGCGGCCCTTCAGGTGGTTGTTCTCCGGCTGGTAGGTGTACGGGATGAAGGCGCGGAAACCGCCCGTACGGTCCTGCACGTCACGGATCATGCGGAGGTGTTCGATGCGCTCGGCGTTGGTCTCGCCGGTGCCCATCAGCATGGTGGAGGTGGACTCGACACCGAGGTTGTGCGCGATCTCCATGATCTCCAGCCAGCGCTCACCGGACTCCTTCAGCGGAGCGATGGCCTTGCGCGGTCGGGCCGGCAGGAGTTCGGCACCGGCACCGGCGAAGGAGTCGAGACCGGCGGCGTGGATGCGCCGGATCGCCTCTTCGGCGGACACCTTGGAGATCCGGGCCATGTGCTCGATCTCGGAGGCACCCAGCGAATGGATCACCAGCTGCGGGAACGCCTTCTTGATGGCGGAGAAGTGCTCCTCGTAGTACTCCACGCCGTAGTCCGGGTGGTGGCCGCCCTGGAACATGATCTGGGTGCCGCCCAGCTCGACGGTCTCCGCGCAGCGGCGCAGGATGTCGTCGAGGTCGCGGGACCAGCCCTTGGCGGTGTCCTTCGGCGCGGCGTAGAAGGCACAGAACTTGCACGCCGTGACGCACACGTTGGTGTAGTTGATGTTGCGCTCGATGATGTACGTCGCGATGTGCTCCGTACCCGCGTAGCGGCGGCGGCGCACGGCGTCGGCCGCTGCTCCGAGCGCGTGCAGCGGTGCCGACCGGTACAGGTCGAGCGCCTCCTCCGCGGAGATCCGCCCGCCTTCGGCGGCGCGGTCGAGGATGGGCTGAAGGTCGGCCTTCTCGATCACCGGGCTGTCACCTTTCGGCGGTGTTTCGACGGTTCCACGGACCGAATCAGCCTACGCCAGCCCCTGCCGCGTTCAGCCGCCGGACCGGGTCAGCGTGCCGGTGGGAAGTCCGGCGGCCTCTTCGTACGACCGGTAGACGAGGGTTCCGTCCTTGTTCAGGGTGAACGTCAGTTCCGCGTCCGCCCCGGTGCAGAACAGGCTCGCGGAGCTGTCGGGAACCGAGCGCTCATGGATCTTCAGCACCTTCGCGGTGCTGCCTGAGGAGAGCGTCCCGATGCTGGAGCAGGAGACTTGCGAACCGAGGTAGCTGATCGACTGGGTCATCCGTACGACGTCCTGGTCCTTCTTCCCCGGGGTGAAGACGGCGGTGAGGGTGCCGTGGGAGGCGCCGGAGCGTTCGAGGGTCGGCCCGGACCAGGTCCCCACGAACGCCTTCGGCAGTGCGGCGATCTCGTCGTCCCCTCCGCCGCCGCTCCCTTCGCCGTCTCCGGGGTCGTCGTCGCCGGGGGCGGGCGGG includes the following:
- the mqnC gene encoding cyclic dehypoxanthinyl futalosine synthase, which gives rise to MIEKADLQPILDRAAEGGRISAEEALDLYRSAPLHALGAAADAVRRRRYAGTEHIATYIIERNINYTNVCVTACKFCAFYAAPKDTAKGWSRDLDDILRRCAETVELGGTQIMFQGGHHPDYGVEYYEEHFSAIKKAFPQLVIHSLGASEIEHMARISKVSAEEAIRRIHAAGLDSFAGAGAELLPARPRKAIAPLKESGERWLEIMEIAHNLGVESTSTMLMGTGETNAERIEHLRMIRDVQDRTGGFRAFIPYTYQPENNHLKGRTHATLFEYLRMIAIARLFLDNVAHIQGSWLTTGKEVGQLSLHYGADDLGSIMLEENVVSSAGAKHRSNRLEIIDLIRKAGRVPAQRATTYEHLVVHEDPALDPVDDRVVSHISSTALAGGTAHPELKLLDAN